From Mucilaginibacter rubeus, a single genomic window includes:
- a CDS encoding TolB family protein, whose protein sequence is MRCKVLNVVLFMACLALSSFRVEAQGPGIFEGQTDVGTVKHKGSGTFDAKTQQYTLTGSGQNIWATHDDFHFVWRKIKGDFILRTNAAFIGKGVEAHRKVGLMVRTTLDSNSKHINAVVHGDGLTSLQYRKTVSGITEEKKVSITSADVIQLERKGNTYTMSVARKGDLFVNEEVTDLDLGDDVYVGIFICSHNADVIEKAVFNNVRIVTPAPATLVPYKQYLGSAIELLDLESQNATVIYQSPKSIQAPNWMLDGKSLIYNSEGSLYKFDLKSHTPTVLNTGIAKNNNNDHVLSFDGKMLAISSGDGGPSIGYTVSSAGGEATRVTQTGHGASYMHGWSPDKKYIVFCGERNKEFDVYRIPAGGGPEERLTNTPGLDDGPEYSPDGKYIYFNSVRSGLMQVWRMKADGSEQTQLTNDDYNNWFPHISPDGKWIVYITFLKSEVAPGDHPFYKHVYLRVMPVEGGPSKVVAYLYGGQGTINTPSWAPDSKHLAFVSNSDLLFPVFPIAK, encoded by the coding sequence ATGCGCTGTAAAGTATTAAATGTTGTGTTATTCATGGCATGCCTTGCCTTGTCGTCATTCCGGGTTGAAGCTCAGGGGCCGGGAATATTTGAAGGACAAACCGATGTAGGGACTGTTAAACATAAAGGTAGCGGAACTTTCGACGCTAAAACACAGCAATATACACTTACGGGTTCAGGACAAAATATATGGGCAACGCACGATGATTTTCATTTTGTGTGGAGGAAAATAAAAGGCGATTTCATCCTGCGTACCAATGCAGCTTTTATAGGTAAAGGTGTTGAAGCACACCGCAAGGTGGGTTTAATGGTGCGTACCACGCTCGATTCAAATTCAAAACACATTAATGCGGTTGTTCATGGCGATGGCCTTACCTCGTTGCAATATCGCAAAACAGTAAGCGGCATTACCGAAGAAAAGAAAGTTTCTATCACCTCTGCCGACGTGATCCAACTGGAACGTAAAGGCAATACCTACACCATGTCGGTAGCCCGCAAAGGCGATCTGTTTGTAAATGAAGAGGTAACAGACCTTGATTTGGGCGATGATGTTTACGTAGGCATCTTCATCTGTTCGCACAATGCGGATGTTATCGAAAAAGCAGTATTCAATAATGTAAGGATAGTTACGCCTGCTCCGGCTACGCTTGTGCCTTATAAACAATATTTAGGCAGTGCTATCGAACTGCTTGACCTGGAAAGCCAGAATGCTACGGTGATCTACCAATCGCCAAAATCTATCCAGGCCCCAAACTGGATGTTGGATGGCAAATCGCTTATTTATAACAGCGAGGGCTCACTTTATAAATTTGATCTTAAATCGCACACACCAACGGTGCTCAATACGGGCATTGCTAAAAATAATAATAACGACCACGTACTTTCTTTCGATGGCAAAATGCTGGCCATCAGTAGTGGCGATGGCGGCCCTTCTATAGGTTATACCGTATCATCGGCTGGCGGCGAAGCTACCCGGGTAACGCAAACCGGGCATGGCGCAAGCTATATGCATGGCTGGTCGCCTGATAAAAAATATATTGTTTTTTGTGGCGAACGCAATAAGGAATTTGATGTGTACCGCATCCCGGCTGGTGGCGGCCCAGAGGAGAGGCTAACCAACACCCCCGGACTTGACGATGGTCCCGAGTATTCGCCGGATGGCAAGTATATTTACTTTAACTCGGTGCGCAGCGGCCTGATGCAGGTTTGGCGTATGAAAGCTGATGGCAGCGAACAAACACAGCTAACCAACGATGATTATAACAACTGGTTCCCGCATATTTCGCCGGATGGTAAATGGATTGTGTATATTACTTTCCTGAAAAGCGAAGTTGCACCCGGCGATCACCCTTTTTATAAACACGTATATTTAAGGGTAATGCCGGTTGAAGGCGGTCCGTCAAAAGTAGTTGCTTATTTATACGGCGGTCAGGGTACTATCAACACCCCATCATGGGCGCCAGATAGCAAGCACCTGGCTTTTGTAAGCAATTCAGATTTATTGTTTCCTGTATTCCCAATAGCTAAATAA